TGCATctctaattctttatatttgatCGTTGTTTATGTTATCGTACTGATTTGTTTTTATCAATCTAATACTTATTGTGCGAAATTTAAATCACgcgataaatgtaaaatgtgtttgttttttattatgacaCAATCATGAATAATTCCTTATGTTATAAtgtgattaaataaaagattgtcatctaattaaatttcttaatttatctattaaatattgttttaaaatatttttatttacttaaaatatttttatttacttaaaaaagaaaagagaaactagggtttttttttatttttcagtgacacaaaataatattcagtttgtaactttattataactttgaatattaataaatgattaatatactataaaataatatttagaattaattatttttaatatttcctaataatactttaatattataaagatataatttaaaaatataaatgttaataataaaatattcgtaaaatatatgataaaataaaaaagattgactaaaagcaaaaataaataattttttattagtccAAGTTGTTACTGCTTTCactatagaatttatttataagagagaaaagatgaacttttttaaataatttctaaataaaatcaaaagtcGCACGATACACAAATAACTCGTCGTGATTTCATTAAACACCCATTACTTTTGTATGCTTATCATTACGAATAGATTTAGGAAGAAAAAAGCACAAATAAGAATCTCGAAATGGATCCGCagacatttttttcatagctCGAACGATGAATTGAACTGTTTGATTCTTTCATGTGCGAAATATCATTTGCGCTGTGTCTAACGACGTCTTCCAAAGCGTAGAAACACGTGGTCGACATCTTGTCTTTTCACTCCACTGTCTAATAACGGGATGCTCTCGTGAAagcctataaaatataatttttttatcacgatTACGTTATAttactttccttctttcttcttctttaatatatatatatatatatattttttttttaatttaaaacattacataaaataaaagagacaCCTGTTATATGATTTTCCTTGTCACCAATGTAGCTCTCCATTTCTGAACCAAGCTCGTATATCCTGGAAAGTGCGACACAGACTTTGCGGATCCTTGGAGGGAGATCATCAAGGAAACCAGGATTACATTGGGTTGGTAAAGCTGCCAAGACATTGTTGCAGAATATTGCCATGGTCGTCATTGAAAAAAGGATGACAATTGTTGAACCCATCATGCTTgtaaaaagatagaatatgtatttttaacataaatgtaaaaaattatcatttataatgaaataaaataaaatataaatttttatcaaaatatatttctttattgtattatctttAAACTGTGATGTAATTAATGTTCAATTGGATttcttaaatgattaattaaattgggaTCCCAATGtgtctctctatatatatataaattaatgtaaaactCTTCGACAATATTACGTGCATAATTCGAATGGGGAAAGTTCGAattaaaaacaagaagaagtaGATTTTTC
The window above is part of the Apis mellifera strain DH4 linkage group LG11, Amel_HAv3.1, whole genome shotgun sequence genome. Proteins encoded here:
- the LOC726861 gene encoding myosuppressin — its product is MMGSTIVILFSMTTMAIFCNNVLAALPTQCNPGFLDDLPPRIRKVCVALSRIYELGSEMESYIGDKENHITGFHESIPLLDSGVKRQDVDHVFLRFGRRR